The following coding sequences lie in one Mesorhizobium sp. DCY119 genomic window:
- a CDS encoding BA14K family protein, which produces MKKFLSGLCASALALSFAIMPAIPEASAAPAYVPPAATTQSDVQQVQYDPYRRAIPSARHFRGDRRDFRRGWRDGRRDGRRFERRGDYSYYRGHRGYRNYRHGYREYNGYWFPAAAFITGAIVGGAIAAPPPVREYRGGGNAHVRWCYNRYRSYRAYDNTFQPYGGPRQQCYSPY; this is translated from the coding sequence ATGAAGAAATTTCTCTCAGGCCTTTGCGCTTCGGCGCTTGCATTGTCCTTCGCGATTATGCCGGCCATACCGGAAGCCAGCGCAGCACCTGCCTATGTGCCGCCGGCGGCGACAACGCAGTCCGACGTGCAGCAGGTACAATACGACCCTTACCGCAGGGCCATTCCTTCCGCACGGCACTTCCGTGGCGACAGGCGCGATTTCCGTCGGGGCTGGCGCGATGGGCGCCGTGACGGACGCCGTTTCGAACGCCGCGGCGACTACAGCTACTATCGCGGGCATCGCGGCTATCGAAACTATCGCCACGGCTACCGCGAATATAACGGCTACTGGTTCCCGGCTGCCGCATTCATCACCGGGGCAATCGTCGGTGGCGCGATAGCAGCACCGCCGCCGGTTCGTGAATATCGCGGTGGCGGCAACGCCCATGTGCGTTGGTGCTATAACCGCTACCGTTCGTATCGGGCTTATGACAACACGTTCCAGCCCTATGGCGGCCCGCGTCAGCAGTGCTATTCGCCCTATTAA
- a CDS encoding response regulator transcription factor, translated as MRILLIEDEKALAEALTGALRKQGIVIDHTMLLADAIELSRQYVYDAILLDRRLPDGDGLGFIPKLRLAGIDTPIIVLTARNEPKERVEGLDAGADDYLGKPFLIDELMARLRAVLRRPASLAEPEITVGRVTVDPLHFNVTVNSSPVDIPRRELMVLAALAKRSGKTVLRSTLEAAVYNYEDEIQSNALDTHISRLRKRLLEAGAGVAIHSIRGVGYLLKEE; from the coding sequence ATGCGGATTTTATTGATCGAGGATGAGAAGGCACTAGCGGAAGCGCTTACGGGAGCGCTGCGTAAACAGGGCATCGTCATAGATCACACCATGCTGCTCGCAGATGCGATCGAGCTGTCACGCCAATACGTCTATGACGCAATTCTTTTGGACCGCCGCCTACCTGATGGCGACGGTCTCGGTTTCATCCCGAAGCTGAGACTGGCTGGCATCGATACGCCGATAATCGTTCTTACGGCACGAAACGAGCCCAAAGAGCGCGTTGAGGGTCTCGATGCCGGCGCGGACGATTATCTGGGCAAACCCTTTCTGATCGACGAGTTGATGGCCCGCCTGCGTGCGGTGCTGCGCAGGCCGGCAAGTCTGGCAGAACCAGAAATCACAGTCGGCCGGGTGACCGTCGATCCGCTGCATTTCAACGTGACCGTCAATTCCAGTCCGGTCGATATACCGCGAAGAGAACTTATGGTCCTTGCCGCGCTGGCAAAGCGGAGCGGAAAAACCGTTCTTCGCTCCACCTTGGAAGCTGCCGTCTACAACTATGAAGACGAGATCCAGTCGAACGCGCTCGACACCCATATTTCGCGCCTGCGCAAGAGGTTGCTCGAGGCCGGCGCCGGAGTGGCCATCCACAGCATAAGAGGCGTCGGATATCTCCTGAAGGAAGAGTGA
- a CDS encoding HAMP domain-containing sensor histidine kinase, which translates to MSEGNTSLRWKLSWQLSVTFVAIVALLIVGLAFYGATVLSPNLVLEKKVSLAMEDAIVLDPQGRLEIRDTPGLRSIRSQTEGLWYVVATARGEMVSYGDIPASYADLAPFVYRFHEADIRGAADTSEIASIETVYSAAGEVRIMLGKTSGTDWVVPVLLVELKPIYLPLLGLTLPAIFLAVPRIVQRSLSGVNDVARRAAAIEPRSRGARLPTKTVPREVAPLIVAFNGALERLDAEFQKRQRFLVDAAHELRTPIAIMQIRIEGMAEGQDRQRLLKDVARLGGTAEQLLDFERNDLNEDPFETIDLVDIARMAVADLAPLAIAAGYEISFHSDADRFERQGSPSAMTRAVSNLVRNAIDHAGNAGMISISVSADGHVEVADQGPGIPFDQRELVFEPFYRVTPRSTGAGLGLSLVRQIVTNHGGQVLLDSGTAGTKLTIQI; encoded by the coding sequence ATGTCGGAAGGAAATACGTCGCTCAGGTGGAAGCTAAGCTGGCAGCTCAGCGTTACGTTCGTCGCGATTGTCGCGCTGTTGATTGTCGGCCTGGCGTTCTATGGGGCAACAGTCCTTTCCCCCAATCTGGTCCTTGAGAAGAAAGTCTCGCTGGCCATGGAGGATGCGATCGTCCTTGATCCCCAAGGGCGCCTCGAAATACGTGACACGCCGGGTCTTCGGTCCATCAGGAGCCAGACCGAGGGCTTGTGGTACGTCGTTGCGACTGCTCGTGGCGAGATGGTTTCCTACGGCGATATACCTGCGTCCTATGCGGATCTTGCACCCTTTGTGTACCGGTTTCATGAGGCCGACATCAGGGGAGCTGCCGACACAAGCGAAATCGCCTCGATCGAAACCGTCTATTCGGCTGCCGGCGAGGTAAGAATAATGCTTGGAAAGACGTCCGGAACGGATTGGGTCGTCCCCGTTCTTCTTGTCGAGCTGAAACCCATATACTTGCCTCTGCTCGGTCTTACGCTGCCTGCGATATTCCTGGCCGTACCCCGCATTGTCCAACGTTCGCTCAGTGGTGTGAATGATGTCGCCCGCAGGGCGGCGGCGATCGAACCGCGCAGCCGTGGCGCAAGACTTCCGACCAAAACTGTTCCTCGAGAAGTTGCCCCGCTGATTGTGGCGTTCAACGGAGCACTTGAGCGTCTTGACGCCGAATTCCAGAAGAGACAGCGCTTTCTGGTGGATGCTGCTCATGAGTTGCGCACGCCAATAGCGATCATGCAGATCAGAATCGAAGGCATGGCAGAGGGGCAGGACCGTCAGCGCCTTTTGAAAGATGTCGCGCGGTTGGGGGGAACCGCCGAACAGCTCCTCGATTTCGAGCGAAACGACCTGAATGAAGACCCCTTCGAAACGATCGACCTGGTCGACATCGCCAGGATGGCGGTTGCCGACCTCGCTCCCCTTGCAATCGCAGCCGGATACGAAATCTCGTTCCACAGCGACGCAGACAGGTTTGAGCGGCAGGGCAGTCCATCTGCAATGACGCGAGCTGTCAGCAATCTGGTTCGCAATGCCATTGATCACGCCGGCAATGCCGGCATGATCTCAATATCTGTCTCTGCGGATGGACACGTCGAAGTCGCGGATCAAGGACCGGGAATACCCTTTGACCAGCGGGAATTGGTGTTCGAGCCCTTTTATAGGGTTACCCCACGATCCACAGGCGCCGGGCTCGGACTGAGCCTTGTCCGGCAGATCGTCACCAACCACGGCGGCCAGGTTCTGCTTGATAGCGGGACGGCCGGAACGAAGCTGACAATCCAGATTTGA
- a CDS encoding DUF3313 domain-containing protein yields the protein MAGCSTVPLKEAGTLTSYGSLGAVKGKLGKSRSFVDGPALAGVKTVSISPTSYSPGAFARVKQREDRALVANALDRAMCVALSDKYQVVPTGQPADLTVRAVVADLVPTDKTMAGVSTAVTLGSGAVLPVSIPRLPMGLGGLAVEAEALDRNGIQRAAIVWSRGANSITNNPRVSEVGDAYSLATTFGNDFSRMLVTGKDASGFQISIPSGQKMKSMLGGKPKYAACEAFGRSPGIAGMVADKFGAPPTWTDKSGKKPVTTLTAQTAPSLPD from the coding sequence ATGGCGGGCTGCAGCACAGTTCCGCTCAAGGAAGCGGGAACGTTGACATCCTATGGCAGCCTTGGTGCTGTCAAAGGCAAGCTCGGCAAGTCGCGCTCCTTCGTGGATGGGCCGGCCTTGGCGGGCGTGAAAACCGTCAGTATTTCACCGACTTCATATTCGCCCGGCGCCTTTGCCCGGGTAAAGCAGAGGGAAGACCGGGCACTGGTGGCGAATGCTCTGGATCGGGCGATGTGTGTTGCTCTGAGCGATAAGTATCAGGTCGTGCCAACGGGACAGCCCGCCGACTTGACCGTGCGAGCAGTGGTTGCCGACCTGGTGCCGACTGATAAGACGATGGCAGGCGTTTCGACAGCCGTAACGCTGGGCAGCGGCGCCGTATTGCCGGTCAGCATCCCTCGCCTGCCGATGGGCCTGGGAGGCCTCGCGGTTGAGGCCGAGGCGCTCGATCGTAATGGTATCCAGCGCGCTGCGATCGTCTGGTCGCGTGGAGCGAATTCCATCACGAACAATCCCAGGGTCTCCGAAGTTGGCGACGCCTACAGCCTGGCCACTACATTCGGAAATGATTTTTCCAGGATGCTTGTCACGGGCAAGGACGCCTCCGGGTTTCAGATATCGATACCTTCGGGTCAGAAAATGAAATCTATGCTTGGCGGCAAACCGAAATATGCCGCCTGTGAGGCTTTCGGGCGATCCCCCGGCATAGCCGGAATGGTGGCGGACAAGTTCGGTGCTCCACCTACCTGGACCGACAAATCCGGCAAGAAGCCGGTTACAACACTCACGGCGCAGACCGCTCCATCACTCCCTGATTAA
- a CDS encoding isoprenylcysteine carboxylmethyltransferase family protein — translation MSRSKAVAYAIGLPLALLGLIFLPAGTIAWWPGWIFLAVLILGFGASALVLARVNPIIYRARSRFQAGTKSWDKALLAVILPAMVAVLPVAALDAGRFHWSTVPAWVVLSGYVAVLAGIAVTAWAQAVNPFFEPGVRIQSERHQRVIDTGPYRFMRHPGYIAALLLFFGMALALGSFWALIPAALAAAILVLRTSWEDRLLRVELPGYDDYSRRVRWRLVPGIW, via the coding sequence ATGTCGCGCAGTAAGGCCGTTGCCTATGCAATCGGCCTGCCTCTTGCACTGCTTGGACTGATCTTCCTGCCTGCCGGCACGATCGCCTGGTGGCCTGGATGGATATTCCTTGCAGTTCTGATTTTGGGCTTTGGCGCTTCTGCCCTCGTACTCGCCCGCGTCAATCCCATAATCTACCGAGCACGCAGCCGGTTTCAGGCGGGCACGAAAAGCTGGGACAAGGCGCTGCTTGCAGTCATCCTGCCGGCAATGGTGGCGGTTCTGCCGGTTGCGGCGCTCGATGCCGGGCGGTTCCACTGGTCGACAGTCCCGGCCTGGGTGGTGCTATCGGGCTATGTCGCTGTGCTGGCGGGCATCGCGGTTACGGCATGGGCGCAGGCGGTGAATCCATTCTTCGAACCGGGTGTTCGAATCCAGTCCGAACGGCATCAGCGCGTGATTGATACCGGTCCCTACCGTTTCATGCGTCATCCCGGCTATATCGCCGCGTTGTTGTTGTTCTTCGGCATGGCGCTTGCGCTGGGTTCGTTCTGGGCGCTCATTCCCGCTGCACTGGCGGCGGCAATCCTTGTCTTGCGCACATCATGGGAAGACCGCCTGTTGCGGGTCGAGCTTCCCGGATACGACGATTATTCCCGTCGAGTGCGGTGGAGACTGGTCCCTGGCATCTGGTGA
- a CDS encoding dihydrofolate reductase family protein, with amino-acid sequence MAKLVFGMNQSLDGYVDHMAFAPGPTLFRHFIEEAQGQAGSVYGRQMYEVMRYWDDDHSEWGPDEQAFAAAWRKQSKWVVSRSLKSVGPNAWLVGDDLEGAIRELKAEREGEIEVAGPDLAHSLTQLGLIDEYRIYLHPVVVGHGKRYFAGPRPPLRLMTHDRIGEDVIRLTYVPA; translated from the coding sequence ATGGCCAAACTCGTTTTCGGAATGAACCAGTCCCTGGACGGCTACGTCGACCATATGGCGTTTGCGCCAGGCCCCACGCTTTTCCGCCACTTCATCGAGGAGGCTCAGGGGCAGGCAGGCAGTGTCTATGGTCGCCAAATGTATGAGGTCATGCGTTACTGGGACGACGATCATTCAGAATGGGGGCCAGACGAACAAGCCTTTGCGGCGGCGTGGCGGAAACAGTCGAAATGGGTCGTCTCCCGCTCGCTGAAGTCAGTCGGCCCAAATGCCTGGCTTGTCGGGGATGATCTCGAGGGCGCGATCCGCGAGCTGAAAGCCGAGCGCGAGGGGGAGATCGAAGTTGCCGGCCCGGATTTGGCACACAGCCTCACCCAACTTGGCCTCATCGACGAGTATCGAATCTACCTGCATCCCGTCGTAGTTGGCCACGGCAAACGATATTTCGCCGGACCCCGACCGCCGCTCCGCCTGATGACACATGATCGAATTGGCGAGGATGTGATCAGGTTGACCTATGTTCCTGCCTGA
- a CDS encoding AraC family transcriptional regulator, with the protein MEGGTGLFGPGRRTNYGSMQQQLMKMCSLAERHAGDTGRAQILPRLSLFVARSVTCPTSTVYQPMMCLVLQGAKQVMIGDRLLRYDPASYFIASLELPVSGQIVEANADSPYVCASLALDRDMIASLVADLPAQPDGQIAGFGVSPVTPQLLDPWSRLLALLEAPEDAPVLAPMLEREILYRLLQGPQGGVLRQIAQDDSRLSQIRQAITWIRAHFDEPIRVEALAEIAGMSPASFHRHFKAATAISPLQYQKVLRLQEARRLMVVNADTTRTAYSVGYESASQFSREYARMFGAPPSRDAIRLRGQSLGLENMNSAT; encoded by the coding sequence TTGGAAGGCGGCACCGGCTTGTTTGGGCCGGGAAGAAGGACCAATTATGGTTCCATGCAGCAGCAACTGATGAAAATGTGCAGTCTGGCCGAGCGTCACGCCGGCGACACTGGGCGAGCGCAAATCCTTCCGCGCCTCTCGCTCTTCGTCGCGAGGTCGGTCACATGCCCGACGTCGACCGTTTATCAGCCGATGATGTGTCTTGTCCTGCAAGGGGCAAAGCAGGTGATGATCGGCGATCGCCTGCTGCGGTACGATCCGGCTTCATACTTCATTGCCTCACTCGAATTGCCGGTTTCGGGCCAGATCGTCGAGGCAAACGCCGACAGCCCCTATGTCTGCGCCAGCCTTGCGCTCGACCGAGACATGATCGCCTCGCTTGTCGCCGATTTACCGGCCCAGCCTGACGGGCAGATTGCCGGCTTCGGGGTCAGCCCGGTCACACCGCAATTGCTCGATCCCTGGTCCCGGCTTCTGGCCCTGCTGGAGGCGCCCGAGGATGCCCCGGTGCTGGCGCCGATGCTCGAGCGCGAGATTCTGTACCGGCTCCTGCAAGGTCCGCAGGGCGGCGTTCTTCGCCAGATCGCCCAGGACGACAGCCGGCTGTCGCAGATCAGGCAGGCGATCACATGGATTCGGGCACATTTCGACGAACCCATACGCGTAGAAGCGCTGGCCGAAATTGCCGGCATGAGCCCCGCGTCCTTCCACCGGCACTTCAAGGCGGCTACCGCGATCAGCCCGCTGCAATACCAGAAGGTCCTCCGGCTTCAGGAGGCGCGCCGGCTCATGGTGGTCAACGCGGACACCACGCGCACTGCCTACAGCGTCGGCTATGAGAGCGCCTCGCAGTTCAGCCGCGAGTATGCCCGCATGTTCGGCGCCCCACCCTCCCGCGACGCAATCCGCCTACGCGGCCAGAGCCTCGGTCTTGAGAATATGAATAGCGCAACGTGA
- a CDS encoding NAD(P)-dependent alcohol dehydrogenase, with the protein MKTTGYAATDASLPLARYEFARRDLRANDVSIEILYCGVCHSDLHQARNDWGATTYPIVPGHEIVGRVVAVGKDVTRYKAGDTVAVGCIVDSCGRCDQCLKHEEQMCRNVVTQTYNDRDRITGEPTYGGYSKHIVVREEFVLAIPEGLDIARAAPLLCAGITTYSPLRTWNVGPGSRVGVIGLGGLGHMAVKLAIGLGADVTVISRTEAKTADALALGAHRVLVSGDDAAMAAAANAFDLIIDTIPVRHDLSPYLPLLDVDATLVIVGQLGLIDEHSTLPLLMGRRRISGSPIGGIAETQEMLNFCGRMNILPDCEMIAIQDINAAFERVERADVRYRFVIDMASLEAA; encoded by the coding sequence ATGAAAACCACCGGATATGCGGCAACCGACGCCAGCCTGCCCCTCGCACGCTATGAGTTTGCGCGCCGGGACCTGCGCGCAAACGACGTTTCGATAGAAATCCTCTATTGCGGTGTCTGCCACTCCGATCTTCACCAGGCGCGCAACGACTGGGGCGCGACGACCTATCCGATTGTACCCGGCCATGAGATCGTCGGCAGGGTGGTCGCGGTCGGCAAGGATGTCACCCGCTACAAGGCGGGCGATACCGTCGCCGTCGGCTGCATAGTCGACAGCTGCGGCAGATGCGACCAGTGCCTCAAGCATGAGGAACAGATGTGCCGCAACGTGGTAACGCAGACCTACAATGACCGCGACCGGATCACCGGCGAGCCCACCTATGGCGGCTATTCCAAGCATATCGTCGTGCGCGAGGAGTTCGTGCTGGCGATACCGGAGGGACTGGATATTGCCCGGGCGGCACCGCTGCTCTGCGCCGGCATCACGACCTATTCGCCGCTGCGCACCTGGAATGTCGGGCCGGGCAGCCGGGTCGGCGTCATCGGGCTCGGCGGGCTTGGCCACATGGCGGTCAAGCTGGCCATCGGGCTCGGCGCGGACGTGACCGTCATCAGCCGCACCGAAGCCAAGACCGCGGACGCGCTGGCACTCGGCGCCCATCGCGTGCTCGTCTCAGGGGATGATGCGGCGATGGCGGCGGCTGCCAATGCATTTGACCTGATCATCGACACCATTCCGGTGCGCCACGACCTGTCGCCCTATCTTCCGCTGCTCGATGTCGACGCGACCCTGGTGATCGTCGGTCAGCTCGGGCTGATCGATGAGCACAGCACGCTGCCGCTCCTGATGGGACGCCGCCGCATCTCGGGCTCGCCGATCGGCGGAATCGCGGAAACACAGGAGATGCTCAACTTCTGCGGCAGGATGAACATCCTTCCCGATTGCGAGATGATCGCCATTCAGGACATCAATGCAGCTTTCGAACGGGTGGAGCGTGCCGACGTGCGCTATCGGTTCGTCATCGACATGGCGTCGCTCGAAGCGGCTTGA
- a CDS encoding ABC transporter ATP-binding protein, which yields MGVILAAEQIGFTYPGRSKPTFSDLSLKISAGEIICVLGPNGVGKSTLLRCLAGLTPSTSGTVKLGEEPISTLPRTEIAKRLALVPQSDETVFAFSVRTIVEMGRAPHLGWFDTPGKDVDALVDDALETLGIAHLANAAYTEISGGERQLVQIARVLVQAPKLMILDEPTAHLDFANQARFLSLTRRLAKNGLAVIFTTHAPDQAFSLADQTLILSPNHPPSIGKTMEMLTEETLFKAYGVPIRLIKSEEHIACVAQVG from the coding sequence ATGGGCGTGATCCTTGCCGCCGAGCAGATCGGCTTTACCTATCCAGGCAGAAGCAAGCCGACATTCAGCGATCTCAGCCTGAAAATCTCTGCTGGCGAGATCATCTGCGTGCTCGGGCCAAACGGCGTCGGCAAGTCGACATTGCTTCGCTGCCTCGCCGGACTGACACCATCGACATCCGGGACGGTGAAGCTTGGCGAGGAACCGATCTCGACACTTCCCCGCACCGAAATCGCCAAACGGCTGGCACTGGTCCCGCAAAGCGACGAGACGGTTTTCGCCTTCTCCGTGCGCACCATCGTCGAAATGGGCCGTGCCCCGCATCTGGGATGGTTCGACACACCGGGCAAGGACGTCGACGCTCTTGTGGACGACGCCCTGGAGACGCTCGGCATCGCCCATCTCGCCAATGCTGCCTACACCGAAATCAGTGGTGGAGAGCGGCAACTGGTGCAGATCGCGCGCGTACTGGTTCAGGCTCCGAAACTGATGATTCTCGACGAGCCGACCGCGCATCTCGATTTCGCCAATCAGGCCCGCTTCCTCTCGCTGACGCGGCGGCTGGCGAAAAACGGTCTCGCCGTCATCTTCACCACCCACGCGCCCGATCAGGCATTCAGCCTGGCGGACCAGACCCTGATCCTCTCGCCAAATCACCCGCCGTCGATCGGAAAGACCATGGAAATGCTGACGGAGGAGACGCTTTTCAAGGCGTATGGCGTGCCCATACGCTTGATCAAATCGGAAGAACATATTGCCTGCGTCGCGCAGGTCGGCTGA
- a CDS encoding iron ABC transporter permease translates to MPPAEHAPANRLLTIFLILLPVALFLLSFLIGRYPVAPMMVIKVIAAQILPITPDWPAVVESVVFDVRLPRVGAAMVVGGGLAISGACYQGVFRNPLVSPFTLGVSAGAGFGAALAILLFGQRYATQFSAFVFGMLAVAFCFAMSRLYRMNSTIVLVLGGIIVGSLFTALLSLLKYVADPNSKLPVIEFWLLGSLSSVSTADMVPVLAVVVPSATVLLLLRWRINILAMGDEQARILGVEANRLRLVVILFSTLIAASTVSISGIIGWVGLVIPHLARIIVGPDFRRLLPATLSLGACYLLIIDDLARIMTAAEVPLGILTALIGAPVFILLLGRGRLGWA, encoded by the coding sequence ATGCCTCCTGCTGAGCACGCGCCAGCCAACCGGTTGTTGACGATCTTCCTGATCCTGCTTCCGGTGGCGCTGTTTCTGCTTTCGTTTCTCATCGGGCGCTATCCCGTTGCGCCAATGATGGTGATCAAGGTCATCGCGGCCCAGATATTGCCGATAACGCCGGACTGGCCGGCCGTCGTAGAATCCGTCGTTTTCGATGTCAGGCTGCCGCGCGTGGGGGCCGCCATGGTCGTCGGCGGCGGGCTGGCAATTTCCGGCGCGTGCTATCAGGGTGTCTTTCGCAACCCGCTCGTTTCGCCATTTACGCTAGGCGTTTCGGCAGGCGCCGGTTTCGGCGCGGCCCTCGCCATTCTCCTTTTCGGGCAGCGTTACGCGACCCAATTCTCAGCTTTCGTCTTCGGGATGCTAGCGGTTGCGTTCTGCTTTGCCATGAGCCGGCTTTACCGGATGAATTCGACGATCGTCCTGGTGCTGGGCGGCATCATCGTCGGTTCGCTGTTCACTGCCCTCCTCTCTCTCCTCAAATACGTTGCGGACCCCAATTCGAAACTCCCGGTCATCGAGTTCTGGCTCTTGGGCTCGCTGTCGTCGGTCTCGACGGCGGACATGGTTCCCGTCCTGGCGGTCGTTGTGCCGTCCGCGACCGTGCTTCTGCTGCTGCGCTGGCGCATCAATATTCTTGCAATGGGCGATGAGCAGGCGCGTATCCTGGGTGTCGAAGCCAATCGCCTGAGGCTCGTCGTCATTCTCTTTTCGACCCTCATTGCCGCTTCGACGGTCTCCATCAGCGGTATCATCGGCTGGGTCGGGCTGGTCATCCCGCACCTTGCGCGGATTATCGTCGGGCCGGACTTCCGGCGGCTTCTTCCTGCCACCTTGTCGCTTGGAGCCTGTTATCTGCTCATCATCGACGATCTGGCCCGTATCATGACGGCAGCCGAAGTTCCGCTCGGCATACTCACTGCATTGATCGGCGCGCCGGTCTTCATTCTTCTGCTAGGACGCGGACGGTTGGGATGGGCGTGA
- a CDS encoding ABC transporter substrate-binding protein: MSFHRRNFVALVTAFALWSLPIATGEASAAETRTITDQLNRSVTIPDKVERIVVLQHQTLDLLVELGAADKIVGVLRKWPSLIPGLDKYAPQLANLPMPGDLSTVNVEEVLQLKPDVVFVTNYAPPEMIEQLSKVGLPVVAISLSKGEGIEAPKLNPTFDDDDYAYSEGLKTGIKLIGDIVGESERADRLIDYAFAQRKLVEERVASIPDTERVRLYMANPDMSTYGSGKYTGVITKRSGGINVAAGVRGATKVSMEDVLAWNPQVIFVQDRYAPVADEIRKNAAWQHLDAVKNDRIYITPEYVKPWGYPLPEAFALGELWMAKKLYPERFADIDMQKQVDAYYQQFYGQAYTGPN, from the coding sequence ATGTCTTTTCATCGCAGAAATTTTGTGGCGCTCGTCACCGCCTTTGCCTTGTGGTCGCTTCCAATCGCGACGGGCGAAGCGTCAGCAGCGGAAACCCGCACCATCACCGACCAGCTCAACCGCTCGGTGACCATTCCAGACAAGGTCGAGCGCATCGTCGTGCTGCAGCACCAGACGCTCGACCTCCTTGTCGAGCTTGGCGCCGCTGACAAGATCGTCGGGGTTCTGCGCAAATGGCCGAGCCTCATTCCCGGTCTCGACAAATATGCCCCGCAGCTCGCCAACCTGCCGATGCCCGGCGATCTTTCGACGGTGAATGTCGAAGAGGTCCTGCAGCTCAAGCCGGACGTGGTCTTCGTCACGAACTATGCGCCGCCAGAAATGATCGAGCAATTGTCGAAGGTCGGCCTGCCCGTCGTCGCCATTTCGCTGTCGAAAGGCGAAGGCATCGAAGCGCCAAAGCTCAATCCGACCTTTGATGACGACGACTATGCCTATTCGGAAGGGCTGAAGACCGGCATCAAACTGATCGGCGACATCGTCGGCGAAAGCGAGCGGGCCGACCGGCTGATCGACTATGCCTTTGCGCAGCGCAAACTGGTGGAGGAACGGGTGGCTTCGATCCCCGACACGGAGCGCGTGCGCCTCTATATGGCGAACCCGGATATGAGCACGTACGGTTCCGGCAAATATACCGGTGTGATCACGAAGCGCTCCGGCGGCATCAATGTCGCTGCCGGCGTGCGCGGCGCGACCAAGGTATCGATGGAAGACGTGCTCGCCTGGAATCCGCAGGTGATTTTCGTGCAGGACCGCTACGCGCCGGTGGCCGACGAAATCCGCAAGAACGCCGCCTGGCAGCACCTCGACGCGGTCAAGAACGACCGTATCTACATCACGCCGGAATATGTGAAGCCCTGGGGCTATCCGCTGCCCGAGGCCTTCGCGCTGGGAGAACTGTGGATGGCCAAGAAGCTCTATCCCGAGCGGTTCGCCGATATCGACATGCAGAAGCAAGTCGATGCCTATTACCAGCAATTCTATGGTCAGGCTTATACCGGCCCGAACTAG
- a CDS encoding extracellular solute-binding protein, producing the protein MQTSSDQSSIRVYAAGSLRYVLPLLVSAFSEMTGIAVEVRHGPAGLLRQRIEDGDRPDLFLSADFGHPSHLAQLGLSGPPVVFARNTMSALVRRDAGVTTENFVERLLDPALKIGTSTPLKDPSGDYAWAIFRRFEEHATGSFRILDAKALKLVGGSETVATSGPYGPVADALAAGTADVFLGYLTGMQRLAAEVPEVEIVQIPAAVNVVPEYGLTAINDCRPAALSFALFIMSGPGQKLLQEFGFKPVALPAGA; encoded by the coding sequence GTGCAAACATCATCCGATCAATCGTCCATTCGCGTTTATGCGGCGGGCAGCCTCCGTTATGTCCTGCCCTTACTCGTTTCTGCTTTTTCCGAAATGACTGGTATTGCCGTCGAGGTCAGGCATGGGCCAGCGGGTCTGCTCCGGCAGCGCATCGAGGACGGCGATCGGCCGGATCTGTTTCTGTCCGCCGATTTCGGCCATCCATCGCACCTTGCCCAACTGGGATTGTCCGGGCCGCCGGTCGTCTTTGCCCGCAACACGATGTCGGCTTTGGTTCGCCGGGATGCCGGCGTGACGACGGAAAACTTCGTCGAACGACTGCTTGACCCTGCCCTCAAGATCGGAACGTCGACGCCGCTCAAGGACCCGTCAGGCGATTATGCCTGGGCTATCTTTCGTAGGTTCGAAGAGCATGCGACCGGCTCGTTCCGCATCCTCGACGCCAAGGCCCTGAAACTGGTCGGCGGCTCGGAAACGGTGGCAACGTCCGGCCCCTATGGCCCCGTAGCTGACGCATTGGCGGCTGGGACAGCCGACGTCTTTCTCGGTTATCTCACAGGCATGCAGCGGCTCGCCGCAGAAGTGCCCGAGGTCGAGATTGTCCAAATTCCGGCAGCGGTGAACGTCGTGCCCGAATATGGCCTTACAGCCATCAATGACTGCCGCCCGGCAGCCTTGTCCTTCGCCCTTTTCATCATGTCCGGTCCCGGCCAGAAATTGTTGCAGGAATTCGGTTTCAAGCCGGTAGCCTTGCCGGCGGGTGCCTGA